The Anabaena sp. PCC 7108 region GAGTATAGGCACTACGGGCTACCATATCCCAAATCGTTTTCAGGGAATCATAAGGGCGTAAGCTGTGAGTTACAGCACTCAATCCTAGCCAAATGCGCCCTTGACTAGATTTGACGGCTTGTGCTAAGGAACAATCATCAATTAAGGCTTGACGAATTACTTGCAAACCACCAATTCTATTTAAAGCTTCGGGGCGAATTAAGATACATCCTCCAGCAGCAGCAGCTGTGGCTTTTTTGGAGTTATTTACCCAGCGAAATGGGTAGAGTTTTTGGAAGAAGAAGACAAAAGCAGGAATTAATAATTGTTCCCAAAAGCTTTGACAACGCAGTCGCACCATGACAGATACTAAGTCTAAGTTCTCTTCTTCGGCTTTGGTAATTAATCGCCGCAGGTTACTGGGATCATGTTCTATATCTGCATCAGTAAGTAAAAAATAATCGGGTAATTGTACGGATGTTTCCTGAAAGGTCTTTATAGCTGCTTTTATACCTTGTTCCATAGCCCAGAGTTTACCAGTCCAACCAGGAGGTAAATCTTGACTAGAGACAATATGCAATTGCTGGGGTTTGTTGACGGCATAGGCTACTCCTTGGGCAAAGTTGGCTGTACCATCTGTACTCTGATCATCTACCAAAAATATCTGGAAATTACCAGCATAGTCTTGGAGGAGGAGCGATCGCAAACTAATGGCAATGACATCAGCCTCATTCCGGGCTGGAATCACCACACACACCGTCGGTAAGGGTTTTTGTGTAGGGGAATATTCACTAGTTTCTAATTGCTGATCTACCCGCCAAAACTGCCCCCAAAACAACAGTAAAAATAACCAAATTACCAAAGATAAAACCACTAACCCCAATAAAATTGTCGCCATATCTCTTGCAAACTCTCAGTGACTCACACAGAATACTCTGTTTTATCTTCTTCTTCCTTCTTCCCTTCTTCCTTCGCGTCCTATCCCTTCGGGACGCTTCGCGAACGCGCCTTTGCGGTTCAATATAATCCATATTCCTTTAGTCAGAAGATATGTGATTAAATATCATGTAGTGCAGAGAAAACTAACTAATGCAAACACAAGACAGGGTGAAAGTCAAGCAAGTTACTGAAGCGATAGCAGCGAGTCAAAAACATCTGCTTTCAATTCAAAATCCAGATGGTTACTGGTGGGCTGAGTTAGAATCCAATGTTACCATCACGTCTGAAACCGTTCTGCTGCATAAGATTTGGGGAACAGACAAAACCAGACCTTTACACAAATTTGAAGCATATCTGCGATCGCAACAACGAGAACATGGCGGTTGGGAACTGTTTTATGGTGATGGTGGGGAACTGAGTACAACCGTAGAAGCTTATATGGCGTTGAGGTTGTTAGGTGTACCCGCAAATGATCCCGCAATGGTGAAAGCTAAATCTTTGATTCTCAAAAAAGGAGGAATTAGCAAAACCCGCATTTTCACAAAATTACATCTCGCCTTAATTGGCTGTTACAATTGGCGGGGACTTCCTTCTTTACCATCTTGGGTAATGCTGTTACCCAACAATTTTCCATTTAATATTTATGAACTTTCCAGTTGGGCGCGTTCTAGTACCGTACCGTTATTAATTGTCTTTGATCGTAAACCTATATTTAAAATTGAAAACCCGATCAATTTAGATGAATTATATGCAGAAGGCGTAAATAACGTCAAATGGGAATTACCTCAAAATGGTGATTGGTCGGATATATTCAACATTCTAGATAATGGTTTTAAATTAGCAGAAAGCTTAAATTTTGTACCTTTTAGAAATGAAGGAATTAAAGCCGCAGAAAAATGGATTTTAGAACGTCAAGAAGCTACAGGAGATTGGGGGGGAATTATTCCCGCCATGTTGAATTCCTTATTAGCTTTAAAGTGTTTAGATTACGATGTTAATGACCCGATTATCTATCGGGGTTTAAAAGCAGTTGATAATTTCGTCATTGA contains the following coding sequences:
- a CDS encoding glycosyltransferase; protein product: MATILLGLVVLSLVIWLFLLLFWGQFWRVDQQLETSEYSPTQKPLPTVCVVIPARNEADVIAISLRSLLLQDYAGNFQIFLVDDQSTDGTANFAQGVAYAVNKPQQLHIVSSQDLPPGWTGKLWAMEQGIKAAIKTFQETSVQLPDYFLLTDADIEHDPSNLRRLITKAEEENLDLVSVMVRLRCQSFWEQLLIPAFVFFFQKLYPFRWVNNSKKATAAAAGGCILIRPEALNRIGGLQVIRQALIDDCSLAQAVKSSQGRIWLGLSAVTHSLRPYDSLKTIWDMVARSAYTQLNYSPLLLIGSVLGMILVYLLPPLGIIYGLVLGKWAITLTALTVYLLMTFAYFPIIRFYKCVPWFAFSLPIIALFYTLMTVDSAIRHWQGRGGAWKGRVYP